In one Actinomycetota bacterium genomic region, the following are encoded:
- a CDS encoding aldo/keto reductase, with amino-acid sequence MEYRQLGSSDLRVSEISLGSWLTYGVGVERDRAETCVRRAFEVGINFIDTANAYGRGAAESFLGEVLAGVDRASYVLATKVFFPMSRRDRGLSAAQIRKQCDASLKRLRTDHVDLYQCHRYDTSTPLGETMEALTEVVRQGKARYIGFSEWSPAQIQAAIGLSTARPAAGTASPDALVPFVSSQPQYSMLWRRPEQAVIPLCAANGIGQIVWSPLGQGVLTGKYRPGSAPPPDSRAASESMGQMMGNLRADKVLLAVDGLRPLARRAGLSMAQLALAWVLREPNVASAIIGATRPEQVDDNAAASGVTLDADVLAAIDDVLAPVL; translated from the coding sequence ATGGAGTACCGGCAATTGGGGAGCAGTGACCTCCGGGTCTCGGAGATCAGCCTGGGCTCGTGGCTCACCTACGGGGTCGGCGTCGAGCGCGACCGGGCCGAGACCTGCGTGCGGCGGGCGTTCGAGGTCGGCATCAATTTCATCGACACCGCGAACGCCTACGGGCGCGGCGCGGCCGAATCGTTCCTCGGCGAGGTGCTGGCCGGGGTCGACCGTGCTTCGTACGTCCTGGCAACGAAGGTCTTCTTCCCGATGTCGCGCCGCGACCGGGGACTGTCGGCCGCCCAGATCCGCAAGCAGTGCGACGCGTCGTTGAAGCGGCTGCGCACCGACCACGTCGACCTCTACCAGTGCCACCGCTACGACACGAGCACGCCGCTGGGGGAGACGATGGAAGCGCTCACCGAGGTCGTGCGCCAGGGCAAGGCCCGCTACATCGGGTTCAGCGAGTGGTCGCCGGCGCAGATCCAGGCCGCCATCGGCCTTAGCACGGCCCGGCCGGCCGCCGGGACCGCAAGCCCCGACGCCCTCGTGCCGTTCGTCTCGAGCCAACCGCAGTACTCGATGCTCTGGCGCCGGCCCGAGCAGGCGGTCATCCCGCTGTGCGCGGCCAACGGCATCGGTCAGATCGTGTGGTCACCGCTCGGGCAGGGTGTGCTCACGGGCAAGTACCGGCCGGGGTCGGCCCCGCCCCCCGACTCGCGTGCCGCGAGCGAGAGCATGGGTCAGATGATGGGCAACCTGCGCGCCGACAAGGTGCTCCTGGCGGTCGACGGGCTGCGACCTCTCGCCCGTCGAGCCGGCCTCTCGATGGCCCAGCTCGCGCTCGCCTGGGTGCTGCGCGAGCCCAATGTGGCTTCCGCGATCATCGGAGCCACCCGGCCCGAGCAGGTCGATGACAACGCGGCGGCGTCAGGCGTCACCCTCGACGCCGACGTGCTGGCCGCCATCGACGACGTGCTCGCTCCCGTGTTGTGA
- a CDS encoding SDR family oxidoreductase — translation MPRDVVLITGAAGAIGSATVRAFISAGFSVVGLDVVEHVTDVPATDSPAGSYLGIRVDAEDEVAVAAAVATAEGAGPLAHVVGIAGGALGDEPATQADPVQLSPKVFRASVEANLTSQFVVLHAALPLLRARTGVDRSVTFTSSWNALTGVGMPAYSAAKAGVIGMMHALTGPLGEDGIRVNVVAPGTIRTARTERIWAHDEGRWERLAATTALGRLGTPDDVARTFVALATALTHVTGQVLVVDGGQLVKR, via the coding sequence GTGCCGAGAGACGTGGTGCTCATCACCGGCGCGGCGGGGGCCATCGGGTCCGCGACCGTGCGCGCCTTCATCTCCGCCGGCTTCTCCGTCGTGGGGCTCGACGTCGTCGAGCATGTGACCGACGTGCCCGCAACCGATTCGCCCGCCGGGTCCTACCTGGGGATACGGGTCGACGCGGAGGACGAGGTGGCCGTGGCCGCGGCGGTGGCGACCGCCGAGGGGGCCGGTCCTCTGGCGCACGTCGTCGGCATCGCGGGCGGCGCGCTCGGTGATGAGCCCGCCACGCAGGCCGACCCCGTGCAACTGTCGCCGAAGGTGTTCCGCGCGTCGGTCGAGGCCAACCTCACCTCCCAGTTCGTGGTGCTGCACGCGGCCCTTCCCTTGTTGCGCGCCCGCACCGGCGTCGACCGGTCGGTCACGTTCACGTCGTCATGGAACGCGCTCACGGGCGTCGGCATGCCCGCGTACTCGGCGGCGAAGGCCGGCGTCATCGGGATGATGCACGCGCTAACCGGGCCGCTCGGGGAGGACGGCATTCGGGTGAACGTCGTCGCACCCGGCACCATTCGCACCGCTCGAACCGAGCGGATCTGGGCGCACGACGAAGGTCGTTGGGAGCGGCTGGCGGCGACCACCGCGCTGGGTCGCCTGGGAACCCCGGACGACGTGGCGCGCACCTTCGTGGCCCTCGCCACCGCGCTCACCCACGTGACCGGTCAGGTGCTCGTCGTCGACGGTGGCCAACTGGTCAAGCGGTAG
- a CDS encoding MFS transporter, translating into MGPRRHARRRGVLLRLSCRSCCGVPLCSLDAEGPFRSRVHLRARQRACRPVVRPERGAQQAGCVRPVRVHRRGGGCSPRLPARVGRPRGVHDHGQPRRLRLRGGRGPHVARGRHTRRGLLRGPQVLRADRAPPQEPRRPRHRRRGAVPAALPAGRADRGRLPRARPAPARARQPAWDRRAEPGGRPPRRPERGAGRGRRARPGGGAHRRIGDARGCEVERRGRAVISWAKTRFERVTDGVDIFPLVVLFALFFFDEFDTSAFAVLAPNIQEYFHLTDRAFGLIVIGNLSVVLALAVPVGFYGDRLPRSKMVVIGALMAGVFSFLTGTATLLYALILYRLGNGMGRLVNDPVHTSLLADYYKPSTRPRVFSFHRNGEQLGRVVGPAVAGITAALWGFRAAFLILIVPIVATALVATRLRDPRRGGTDDPAAAVEAEREDPPPFPEAARTLFAVPTLRRQYLSFVFIGAGLIPLAYYLPLFLKREFGVAEFGRGAITAMNAGLTFAGVLLSGRWTARWLTRGMGEPLKRAGLAVVAVGIGLAAVAASPWLWLVVVLGAATSFAAGVFTPPFVTTQALVSPARVRTLSFGFGAVFILLGAWLLFIIVPVIRVSDVYGIRWGIAATVGYWVIGGLILRSAHRFVADDTNRALRNLALTAELRGARLEARESALLLCRDVDVAYDGVQVLFGVDMEVHEGEIVALLGTNGAGKSTLLRAIAGVVDPVGGLIFFDGRDITHADPVTGAQLGIVQVPGGKAVFPTLTVAEHFRAASWMFDEDEARVVAARGEMLQRFPRLRDHLDHLAGDISGGEQQMLALAMAFLAEPKLLIIDELSLGLAPIIVEQLLDIVRDIHARGTTIILVEQSVNVALTLADRAYFLEKGEVRFEGVTSELLERDDLLRSVFLEGAASAKGGSKPAAAAPRHEPSPSGRVLLAAHGLTKSFGGIRAVDDVDLEVREGEILGLIGPNGAGKTTLFDLLSGFLVPDGGSVWLDDVVVTAWGPDRRARAGLARSFQDARIFSSLTVAENLANALERHLEVRDHLAAALVLPAALEQEDDVGKRVTALIELMGLGAFRDKFARELSTGTRRVVDLAMAVAHYPAVLMLDEPSSGIAQRETEALGPLLLRIRRETGCAMLVIEHDMPLITSISDEIVALELGHVIARGTAHDVVRDPQVVASYLGTDQATIARSGARSLS; encoded by the coding sequence GTGGGACCGCGTCGACACGCGCGGCGACGTGGCGTTCTACTACGTCTGTCTTGCCGTTCTTGCTGTGGTGTACCTCTCTGCTCGCTCGATGCGGAAGGGCCGTTCCGGTCGCGTGTTCATCTCCGTGCGCGACAACGTGCGTGCCGCCCAGTCGTACGGCCTGAACGCGGCGCGCAGCAGGCTGGCTGCGTTCGCCCTGTCCGGGTTCATCGCCGCGGTGGCGGGTGCTCTCCTCGCCTACCAGCAAGGGTCGGTCGACCGCGAGGCGTTCACGATCACGGCCAGCCTCGACGTCTTCGTCTTCGCGGTGGTCGGGGGCCTCACGTCGCTCGCGGGCGCCATACTCGGCGCGGTCTACTACGAGGGCCTCAAGTACTTCGGGCCGACCGCGCTCCACCTCAAGAACCTCGACGTCCTCGCCACCGGCGCAGGGGTGCTGTTCCTGCTGCTCTTCCTGCCGGGCGGGCTGATCGAGGGCGTCTACCGCGTGCGCGACCGGCTCCTGCGCGCGCTCGCCAACCGGCGTGGGATCGACGTGCCGAGCCTGGTGGCCGACCGCCGCGTCGTCCTGAGCGGGGAGCCGGACGCGGACGACGTGCTCGTCCGGGCGGAGGCGCTCATCGACGAATCGGCGATGCTCGCGGCTGCGAAGTCGAGCGGCGAGGTCGTGCCGTGATCAGTTGGGCAAAGACCCGCTTCGAGCGTGTCACCGATGGGGTCGACATCTTCCCGCTCGTCGTGCTCTTCGCGCTGTTCTTCTTCGACGAGTTCGACACCTCGGCGTTCGCGGTCCTCGCGCCCAACATCCAGGAGTACTTCCATCTCACCGACCGCGCGTTCGGGTTGATCGTGATCGGCAACCTGTCGGTCGTGCTGGCCCTCGCGGTACCCGTGGGCTTCTACGGCGATCGCCTCCCGCGCAGCAAGATGGTCGTGATCGGTGCACTCATGGCGGGTGTGTTCTCGTTCCTCACCGGCACCGCCACGCTGCTGTACGCGCTCATCCTGTATCGCCTGGGCAACGGGATGGGACGTTTGGTCAACGACCCGGTGCACACCTCGTTGCTCGCGGACTACTACAAACCCTCGACCCGGCCCCGGGTGTTCTCGTTCCATCGCAACGGTGAACAGCTCGGGCGGGTGGTGGGCCCCGCCGTTGCCGGCATCACCGCGGCACTCTGGGGGTTCCGGGCGGCATTCCTCATCCTGATCGTGCCGATCGTCGCCACCGCGCTCGTAGCCACCCGGCTGCGCGACCCGCGACGAGGCGGCACCGACGACCCCGCCGCCGCGGTCGAGGCGGAGCGGGAGGACCCGCCGCCGTTCCCCGAGGCCGCCCGTACCCTGTTCGCGGTCCCGACGCTGCGCCGCCAGTACCTCTCCTTCGTGTTCATCGGCGCGGGGCTGATCCCGCTCGCGTACTACCTGCCGCTGTTTCTCAAGCGCGAGTTCGGCGTCGCCGAGTTCGGGCGGGGCGCCATCACTGCGATGAACGCCGGGCTCACCTTCGCGGGCGTGCTGTTGTCGGGCCGGTGGACGGCACGCTGGCTGACGCGCGGCATGGGCGAGCCGCTGAAGCGGGCCGGGTTGGCCGTCGTCGCCGTCGGCATCGGCCTCGCCGCGGTGGCCGCCTCGCCCTGGCTCTGGCTGGTCGTCGTGCTCGGCGCGGCGACGAGCTTCGCCGCCGGTGTGTTCACGCCTCCGTTCGTGACCACGCAGGCGCTCGTGTCACCGGCACGGGTCCGCACGCTGTCGTTCGGGTTCGGCGCGGTGTTCATCCTGCTCGGAGCCTGGTTGCTCTTCATCATCGTCCCGGTGATCCGCGTCTCGGACGTGTACGGGATCCGGTGGGGCATCGCGGCCACGGTCGGCTACTGGGTCATCGGCGGCCTGATCCTCAGGTCCGCGCACCGCTTCGTGGCCGACGACACCAACCGGGCGCTCCGGAACCTGGCCCTCACCGCGGAGCTGCGTGGGGCTCGCCTGGAGGCACGGGAGAGCGCGCTGCTGCTCTGTCGCGACGTCGACGTTGCCTACGACGGCGTGCAGGTGCTCTTCGGGGTCGACATGGAGGTGCACGAGGGGGAGATCGTCGCTCTGCTCGGCACGAACGGCGCAGGGAAGTCGACCCTCCTGCGCGCCATCGCCGGGGTGGTCGACCCGGTCGGTGGCCTCATCTTCTTCGACGGGCGCGACATCACCCACGCGGACCCCGTGACCGGCGCGCAGCTCGGCATCGTGCAGGTGCCGGGGGGAAAGGCGGTGTTCCCGACCCTCACCGTGGCCGAGCACTTCCGGGCGGCATCGTGGATGTTCGATGAAGACGAGGCGCGCGTGGTCGCGGCGCGCGGCGAGATGCTGCAGCGCTTTCCGCGGCTTCGTGACCATCTCGACCACCTCGCAGGTGACATCTCCGGCGGCGAGCAACAGATGCTGGCGTTGGCCATGGCGTTCCTCGCCGAGCCGAAGCTGCTCATCATCGACGAACTGTCGCTCGGGTTGGCACCGATCATCGTCGAGCAGCTCCTCGACATCGTGCGCGACATCCACGCGCGCGGCACCACCATCATCCTCGTCGAGCAGTCGGTCAACGTGGCCCTCACGCTCGCCGATCGTGCCTATTTCCTGGAGAAGGGGGAGGTCAGGTTCGAAGGCGTCACCTCGGAGCTGCTCGAGCGCGACGACCTCCTGCGATCGGTCTTCCTCGAAGGTGCGGCGTCGGCCAAAGGCGGGTCGAAGCCCGCGGCCGCCGCGCCACGCCACGAGCCGTCGCCATCCGGTCGCGTGCTGCTCGCGGCCCACGGCCTGACCAAGAGCTTCGGTGGGATCCGGGCCGTCGACGACGTCGACCTCGAGGTGCGCGAGGGCGAGATCCTCGGGTTGATCGGACCCAACGGTGCCGGCAAGACGACGTTGTTCGATCTGTTGTCGGGGTTCCTCGTACCCGACGGCGGGAGCGTGTGGCTCGACGACGTCGTCGTCACCGCCTGGGGCCCTGATCGGCGGGCGCGTGCGGGCTTGGCGCGCTCGTTCCAGGACGCGCGCATCTTCTCGTCGCTCACCGTCGCCGAGAACCTCGCCAACGCGCTCGAGCGCCATCTCGAGGTGCGCGACCACCTCGCCGCCGCTCTGGTACTGCCGGCCGCGCTCGAGCAGGAGGACGACGTCGGCAAGCGGGTGACCGCCCTCATCGAGCTGATGGGGCTCGGCGCGTTCCGCGACAAGTTCGCGCGCGAGCTCTCGACCGGCACCCGAAGGGTCGTCGACCTCGCGATGGCTGTCGCCCACTACCCGGCGGTGCTCATGCTCGACGAGCCGTCATCGGGCATCGCGCAGCGCGAGACCGAGGCGCTCGGCCCACTCTTGCTCCGCATCCGCCGCGAGACGGGTTGCGCCATGCTCGTGATCGAGCACGACATGCCGCTGATCACCTCGATCTCCGACGAGATCGTGGCGCTCGAGCTGGGCCATGTCATCGCGCGGGGCACCGCCCACGACGTGGTGCGCGACCCGCAGGTGGTGGCGTCGTACCTCGGCACCGACCAAGCGACGATCGCCCGGTCGGGCGCCCGCTCCTTGTCGTAG
- a CDS encoding ABC transporter substrate-binding protein, which produces MKLLRRYAPFLVFVAAQLLVIAIVPSKAPTAVSAVGRLDKTQAAAAKERGIPSVGDESHCVNGRQFGELATAPPCIPKFKGKNPGATYTGVTATEVKIVWYQAKENPTITGVLRPLGLAQTREDERTFLQAAEQFINEKFELYGRKVKIVPFEGQCDYAPPDVPCLRSEAQQIAKSIKPFAVVWATAVGLEFYEELSKAKIVNAGGWHFDDSFNIQHRPYHWDIFMGGSQQAKLAGEYWCKRLAGKPARYAGDVDLRAKTRKLGIVTPDAPVNVKSAEELARIVRACDKNGAQISAYASDTTRAGEQSIAGTARFKNEGVTTVMFFSDPIGPVFATGAATRQQYFPEYTMAGSGLVDYDLLARLYDAKQWANAFGPSDLPEFTPFDQSDTVKVWRAAGRQGLPNKANQLGWSYLSFIASGIMGAGPTVTPLNFEQALLTSDPIGGWDKVHDPQQVYVKFGKGDYTAVSDAREVYWDAKAISAIDGKPGAYVSLNGGRRYKLGEWPTGEPQLPGR; this is translated from the coding sequence GTGAAGTTGCTGCGTCGCTACGCACCGTTCCTGGTCTTCGTCGCGGCCCAGCTCCTCGTCATCGCCATCGTCCCCTCCAAGGCCCCCACCGCCGTCAGCGCCGTGGGCCGTCTGGACAAGACGCAGGCAGCCGCGGCCAAGGAGCGCGGCATCCCGTCCGTCGGCGACGAGAGCCACTGCGTCAACGGGAGGCAGTTCGGCGAGCTGGCGACCGCGCCGCCGTGCATTCCGAAGTTCAAGGGAAAGAACCCCGGTGCGACCTACACCGGCGTCACCGCGACCGAGGTGAAGATCGTCTGGTACCAGGCCAAGGAGAACCCGACGATCACCGGCGTGCTCCGCCCCCTGGGGCTGGCGCAGACGAGGGAGGACGAGCGCACGTTCCTTCAGGCCGCGGAGCAGTTCATCAACGAGAAGTTCGAGCTCTACGGGCGCAAGGTCAAGATCGTGCCGTTCGAAGGCCAGTGCGACTACGCCCCACCCGACGTGCCGTGCCTGCGCAGTGAGGCCCAGCAGATCGCCAAGTCGATAAAGCCGTTCGCGGTGGTATGGGCGACCGCAGTCGGTTTGGAGTTCTACGAGGAACTGAGCAAGGCGAAGATCGTCAACGCCGGGGGCTGGCACTTCGACGACAGCTTCAACATCCAGCACCGGCCCTACCACTGGGACATCTTCATGGGAGGGTCACAGCAGGCCAAGCTGGCCGGCGAATACTGGTGCAAGAGGCTCGCGGGGAAGCCCGCCCGCTACGCAGGTGACGTCGACCTGCGCGCCAAGACCCGCAAGCTGGGCATCGTCACGCCCGACGCGCCGGTCAACGTGAAGTCGGCCGAGGAGCTCGCTCGCATCGTGCGCGCGTGCGACAAGAACGGCGCGCAGATCTCGGCCTACGCGTCCGATACGACGCGTGCGGGAGAGCAGTCCATCGCGGGCACGGCTCGCTTCAAGAACGAGGGCGTCACGACGGTCATGTTCTTCAGCGACCCGATCGGGCCGGTGTTCGCAACCGGCGCCGCGACCCGCCAGCAGTACTTCCCCGAGTACACGATGGCCGGCAGCGGGCTCGTGGACTACGACCTCCTCGCCCGTCTCTACGACGCGAAGCAGTGGGCGAACGCCTTCGGGCCGAGCGACCTGCCCGAGTTCACGCCGTTCGACCAGAGCGACACGGTGAAGGTGTGGCGTGCGGCGGGCCGGCAGGGACTGCCCAACAAGGCCAACCAGCTCGGCTGGAGCTACCTCTCGTTCATCGCCAGCGGGATCATGGGCGCGGGCCCCACCGTCACCCCCCTGAACTTCGAGCAGGCGCTGCTGACGAGCGACCCGATCGGGGGCTGGGACAAGGTGCACGACCCCCAGCAGGTCTACGTCAAGTTCGGCAAGGGCGACTACACGGCCGTCTCCGACGCCCGCGAGGTGTACTGGGACGCGAAGGCCATCTCCGCCATCGACGGCAAGCCGGGCGCCTATGTGTCGCTGAACGGCGGACGTCGCTACAAGCTCGGGGAGTGGCCGACGGGCGAGCCGCAGCTGCCGGGTCGATGA
- a CDS encoding GAF domain-containing protein, translating to MALPIAVLWLLIARPRFDALWEQHQAHFWLVSAVALVNTVLGFRMSEEARRRSDARLFLVALAFLCSAGFLALHALATPNVIVSNKNAGFVIATPVGLVLAAAFAAASSMDISPRAAARLMARQGVLRIGVPALLVGWGTVSLLGLPPLDATLDASEAKGPLEILAVVATALYLVAAARYWTVHRRRPSVMLLSVITAFFLLAEAMIVVSLARNWRASWWEWHLLMAGAFAFVAYSSYAQYRREGTVTGIFTSISLEQNLRHVREEYGTALEALVDAMDRQGGDDTAFGRLAADLAARFGLSEGQGRVLEQAAEALVNEREQIRRLGALVAVGQEARVIRSEEELLARVVALAGEAFRDDRLRLGLLEQGRLDFVGETPVLPLERELAARAMTGLEPVEARSNGGALLVLPLTVKGNAAGVLEFVRTSGEFADRDRALLRSLGSQLSIALENARLYHQIDGLFRQYMSPAVATALLADPAQAELGGATVEITVLFADLRGFTSFSERSSPHDVVTMLNRNFGVAVPVVLEEGGTISQFMGDAIMVLFNAPSRQPDHALRAARAGLGLQAAVDKIAAGRAGWPRFRVGINSGPVVVGNIGSAELRNFTAIGDTANLAARLETSAQEGQVVIGKATYELLRDVAVVRPLGPLQVKGKETAVEAYVLTGLRATTVADVRDSQHGSEHVVDGGQHVGVEGDA from the coding sequence CCGGCTTTCTCGCCCTCCACGCCCTCGCCACTCCCAATGTGATCGTCAGCAACAAGAACGCGGGGTTCGTCATCGCCACGCCGGTCGGGCTCGTGCTCGCGGCTGCGTTCGCGGCGGCCTCGTCGATGGACATCTCGCCGCGCGCCGCCGCCCGGCTCATGGCCCGGCAGGGGGTGCTGAGGATCGGCGTCCCCGCGCTGCTCGTGGGCTGGGGCACTGTGTCGCTCCTCGGGTTGCCGCCACTCGACGCGACCCTCGACGCGAGCGAGGCGAAGGGGCCGCTGGAGATCCTGGCGGTCGTGGCCACCGCGCTCTACCTGGTTGCCGCGGCGCGGTACTGGACCGTGCACCGGCGCCGTCCTTCGGTGATGTTGCTGAGCGTCATCACCGCCTTCTTCCTACTGGCCGAGGCGATGATCGTGGTGTCGCTCGCGCGCAACTGGCGCGCCTCGTGGTGGGAGTGGCACCTCCTGATGGCGGGCGCCTTCGCCTTCGTCGCCTACAGCTCGTATGCGCAGTACCGCCGGGAAGGCACGGTGACCGGGATCTTCACGTCGATCTCTCTCGAGCAGAACCTCCGGCACGTGCGCGAGGAGTACGGCACCGCGCTGGAGGCGCTCGTCGACGCGATGGACCGGCAGGGTGGCGACGACACCGCCTTCGGCCGGCTCGCCGCCGACCTGGCCGCCCGCTTCGGGTTGAGTGAGGGCCAGGGCCGCGTCCTCGAGCAGGCGGCCGAGGCGCTCGTGAACGAGCGTGAGCAGATTCGGCGCCTCGGCGCTCTCGTTGCGGTCGGACAGGAAGCGCGCGTGATCCGCTCGGAGGAGGAGCTGTTGGCGCGGGTGGTGGCACTTGCGGGAGAGGCCTTCCGAGACGACCGGTTGCGGCTCGGCCTCCTCGAGCAGGGCCGCCTCGACTTTGTCGGTGAGACCCCGGTCCTGCCGCTCGAACGCGAGCTCGCGGCGCGTGCCATGACCGGTCTCGAGCCCGTCGAGGCGCGGTCGAACGGTGGTGCGCTGCTCGTGCTGCCTCTCACTGTGAAGGGCAATGCCGCGGGCGTCCTCGAGTTCGTACGGACGTCAGGCGAGTTCGCCGACCGCGACCGCGCCCTGCTCCGCTCGCTCGGGAGCCAGCTCTCGATCGCATTGGAGAACGCCCGCCTCTACCACCAGATCGACGGCCTGTTCCGCCAGTACATGTCGCCCGCGGTGGCGACGGCGCTGCTGGCCGACCCCGCCCAGGCCGAGCTCGGGGGCGCCACTGTCGAGATCACCGTGCTGTTCGCAGACCTCCGCGGCTTCACCTCGTTCTCGGAGCGTTCGTCACCGCACGACGTGGTGACGATGCTCAACCGGAACTTCGGGGTGGCCGTGCCCGTCGTGCTCGAGGAAGGCGGCACCATCTCACAGTTCATGGGCGACGCGATCATGGTGCTGTTCAACGCTCCGAGCCGTCAGCCCGACCATGCGCTCCGCGCCGCGCGTGCCGGGTTGGGTCTGCAGGCCGCGGTCGACAAGATCGCGGCGGGCCGCGCGGGGTGGCCGCGCTTTCGGGTGGGGATCAACTCCGGACCGGTCGTGGTCGGCAACATCGGAAGCGCGGAGCTCCGCAACTTCACCGCCATCGGTGACACCGCCAACCTCGCGGCGCGACTGGAGACGAGTGCGCAGGAGGGTCAGGTTGTGATCGGGAAGGCGACGTACGAGCTCCTCCGCGACGTCGCCGTGGTGCGTCCGCTCGGTCCGCTGCAGGTAAAGGGCAAGGAGACCGCGGTGGAGGCGTACGTCCTCACCGGTCTCCGCGCGACCACGGTGGCCGATGTGCGCGACTCACAACACGGGAGCGAGCACGTCGTCGATGGCGGCCAGCACGTCGGCGTCGAGGGTGACGCCTGA
- a CDS encoding right-handed parallel beta-helix repeat-containing protein, giving the protein MHVRRSLALAVATAVAVAAVLTVVVALARKPAPTRPLTRSPARDADGRCRGVALAPGADVRRAVDAHPGGTVFCLAAGTYRVASAIEPKDAMQLIGEGPGRTVLDGSKRLMGWVLLASGTGRAPDRDLWWTHGRLPRRPAHDPHCFTPGCGITQDVFIDGRRLERAMLLADLTPGRFYESFADNRVFLAADPAGHVVEQAVAERVVSSRASGVRVADLSIAKAANPAQIGGLHAADGATGWVVDDVEVVATHGTGAVVDGGTVRNSTFHGNGQLGLAGAGRGSLILGNDIYGNNTAGYDPDWEAGGAKFGARATDMHVTGNRVRDNRGPGLWCDISCYRWTVDHNFVVDNVDPDGDSGAGIFYEISYRCAIHDNFVSGNGPASGGKGFYHGGQIVIAASSDCDVHDNVVIGANGVGALQQDRHSGSRGALQVRNLSVRDNLMVQTAPAGEGAVTGLVQDIDDNRYFTEKNNRWVGNTYHLPDRSGAYFDWSNDLITQAAWKRFGQDSGA; this is encoded by the coding sequence ATGCACGTGCGCCGCTCGCTCGCGCTCGCCGTCGCGACCGCCGTCGCCGTGGCCGCCGTCCTCACGGTCGTCGTCGCGCTCGCGCGCAAACCCGCGCCGACCCGGCCACTCACCCGCTCGCCGGCGCGCGACGCCGACGGGAGGTGCCGAGGCGTCGCGCTCGCGCCCGGCGCGGACGTGCGGCGTGCCGTCGACGCCCACCCCGGCGGCACGGTCTTCTGCCTGGCGGCCGGCACGTACCGGGTGGCGAGCGCGATCGAGCCGAAGGACGCGATGCAACTGATCGGTGAGGGGCCCGGGCGAACCGTGCTCGACGGGTCGAAGCGGCTCATGGGCTGGGTGCTTCTGGCCTCGGGGACCGGCCGGGCCCCCGATCGCGACCTCTGGTGGACGCACGGTCGTCTGCCCCGTCGACCTGCGCACGACCCGCACTGCTTCACGCCCGGTTGTGGCATCACCCAGGACGTGTTCATCGACGGGCGCCGGCTGGAGCGGGCGATGCTGCTCGCCGACCTCACGCCCGGCCGCTTCTACGAGAGCTTTGCGGACAACCGCGTCTTCCTCGCCGCCGACCCGGCGGGACACGTGGTCGAGCAGGCGGTCGCGGAACGCGTCGTCTCGTCGCGCGCCTCGGGCGTGCGCGTTGCCGACCTGTCGATCGCGAAGGCGGCCAACCCCGCGCAGATCGGCGGTCTGCACGCGGCCGACGGTGCCACAGGCTGGGTGGTCGACGACGTCGAGGTCGTCGCCACGCACGGCACAGGTGCGGTCGTCGACGGTGGCACCGTTCGCAACAGCACCTTCCACGGCAACGGGCAGCTGGGCCTGGCCGGCGCGGGCCGAGGTTCGCTGATTCTCGGCAACGACATCTACGGCAACAACACCGCGGGGTACGACCCCGACTGGGAGGCCGGGGGCGCCAAGTTCGGGGCGCGGGCCACCGACATGCATGTGACCGGGAACCGCGTACGCGACAACCGGGGCCCGGGTCTGTGGTGCGACATCTCCTGCTACCGATGGACGGTCGACCACAACTTCGTCGTCGACAACGTCGACCCGGACGGCGACTCAGGGGCAGGCATCTTCTACGAGATCTCCTACCGGTGCGCGATCCACGACAATTTCGTGTCGGGCAACGGGCCGGCCTCGGGGGGCAAGGGCTTCTACCACGGTGGCCAGATCGTGATCGCGGCCAGCTCCGACTGCGACGTCCACGACAACGTGGTGATCGGGGCCAATGGCGTCGGCGCGCTGCAACAGGACCGTCATTCGGGCAGTCGAGGGGCGTTGCAGGTTCGCAACCTGTCGGTCCGTGACAACCTCATGGTTCAGACTGCGCCGGCGGGGGAAGGCGCGGTCACCGGCCTCGTCCAGGACATCGACGACAACCGGTACTTCACCGAGAAGAACAACCGATGGGTGGGGAACACCTACCATCTTCCCGACAGGAGCGGTGCCTACTTCGACTGGTCGAACGACCTCATCACCCAGGCAGCGTGGAAGCGCTTCGGGCAGGACTCGGGCGCGTAG